Proteins encoded in a region of the Clostridium beijerinckii genome:
- a CDS encoding DEAD/DEAH box helicase, with amino-acid sequence MINSFSDLNLNSSIIEGLQKQNINIPTSIQANSILPALEGKDIIGEAFTGSGKTLAYLLPLFHKIDTSKREMQGIILAPTHELAKQIEDQIKLLAENSSFPITSLSIIGDVNINNQIKKLKEIKPHIIVGSTGRILDLIRKKKITAHTIKTIVIDEGDNLLDPKRSNITKDIVKSTMRDRQLMLFSASIKPETLETAKSLMKEPIIIKSEDKPLINPNIEHMFIICERRDKFETLRKVLVAAKPEKAIIFVNNNEDIELTTAKLNYHSKDCFAMTGKISKEDRKLAIESFRTGKIKILVSSDVTARGLDVADITHVFHLDLPLKLNEYLHRSGRTARGNAHGTSICILTVQQLNIIKKYEREFNIQFKEKKVFGGVLEDANYNSNTKQYEQKNKSYSSKFNK; translated from the coding sequence ATGATTAACTCATTTAGTGATTTAAATTTAAATTCAAGTATAATAGAAGGACTACAAAAACAAAACATTAATATACCAACTTCAATTCAAGCCAACTCTATTTTACCTGCTCTTGAGGGTAAAGATATAATTGGTGAAGCCTTTACTGGAAGTGGTAAGACATTGGCTTATCTATTGCCTCTTTTTCATAAAATAGATACATCAAAGAGAGAAATGCAAGGAATAATATTGGCCCCAACACATGAACTTGCTAAGCAAATAGAAGATCAAATTAAGCTTCTTGCTGAGAACTCATCATTTCCTATAACTTCACTATCTATTATTGGTGATGTTAATATAAATAATCAAATAAAGAAACTTAAAGAAATAAAACCTCACATAATTGTTGGGTCAACAGGTAGAATTCTAGATCTAATTCGAAAGAAAAAAATAACTGCTCATACTATAAAAACAATAGTAATTGATGAAGGAGATAATTTATTAGATCCGAAGAGATCTAATATTACTAAAGACATTGTTAAATCAACAATGAGGGATAGACAGCTTATGCTATTTTCAGCATCTATAAAACCTGAAACATTGGAAACTGCAAAGTCTTTAATGAAGGAACCAATAATAATAAAAAGTGAAGATAAGCCTTTAATAAATCCTAATATTGAGCATATGTTTATCATATGTGAAAGACGTGATAAGTTTGAAACCTTAAGAAAAGTTCTTGTGGCTGCGAAACCAGAAAAAGCAATCATCTTTGTTAATAACAATGAGGATATTGAATTAACAACAGCAAAACTTAATTATCATAGTAAAGATTGTTTTGCCATGACCGGAAAGATTTCCAAGGAAGATAGAAAACTTGCAATTGAAAGTTTTAGAACAGGTAAAATAAAAATATTAGTCTCTTCAGATGTCACTGCTCGTGGTCTTGATGTTGCTGATATAACTCATGTTTTCCATTTGGATTTGCCATTGAAATTAAACGAATATCTACATAGATCGGGAAGAACTGCTAGAGGAAACGCTCATGGCACTTCTATATGTATTTTAACTGTTCAACAGCTTAATATAATAAAAAAATACGAGAGAGAATTTAATATACAATTTAAAGAAAAGAAAGTTTTTGGCGGAGTTTTAGAAGATGCTAATTATAACTCTAATACAAAGCAATATGAGCAAAAAAATAAATCTTATAGTAGCAAATTTAACAAATAA
- a CDS encoding DEAD/DEAH box helicase: MNNKFTKFNISDEILKSIEGLGYKTPSKVQEKVIPEILMNKDIIVKSQTGSGKTAAFGIPLCEKVDWNENVPQILILTPTRELAVQVSEDITNIGRFKRIKAVSIFGKEPISEQERKLRQKTHVVVGTPGRIIDHLDRGTLNIDKIRYFVIDEADEMLNMGFIGQVEGIIRRLPKKKVTMLFSATIPEEIKVLCDKYMNKPIDISIKNQEITNENIDHSLYYIDYEEKIEKLNDILIMEKPETAVIFAKTKDNVDTVFQWLKSKGYSVNKIHGGMLQNERLSIMDRFRAGDFRILVSTDLASRGIDVKGITHVINYDLPVEKEAYVHRIGRTGRAGEKGKAISFCVKGKDKLLNEIEEFIGFEIPVYNLPDKKAIEKEREDGIKTLKSKPKVKEQRSKDINSNITKIYLNGGKKKKIRPGDIVGAICKIEGIKSEDIGIIDVQDSVSYVDILNGKGKRVIEELKNITIKGKIIKAEKAKK; this comes from the coding sequence ATGAACAATAAATTCACTAAATTTAACATAAGTGATGAAATATTAAAATCAATTGAGGGACTTGGGTATAAAACTCCATCAAAAGTTCAAGAAAAAGTTATACCAGAAATACTTATGAATAAAGATATCATAGTTAAATCACAAACAGGAAGTGGAAAAACAGCGGCTTTTGGTATTCCTTTATGTGAGAAAGTAGATTGGAATGAAAATGTTCCACAAATTTTAATATTGACACCGACTAGAGAACTTGCTGTTCAAGTAAGCGAAGATATAACTAATATAGGAAGGTTTAAAAGAATAAAAGCTGTTTCGATTTTTGGTAAAGAGCCTATATCTGAACAGGAGAGAAAATTAAGACAGAAGACGCACGTAGTAGTTGGAACTCCGGGAAGAATTATAGACCACTTGGATAGAGGTACTCTTAATATAGATAAAATTAGGTATTTTGTTATAGATGAAGCTGATGAAATGCTTAATATGGGATTTATAGGGCAAGTTGAAGGTATTATTAGAAGACTTCCAAAGAAAAAAGTTACTATGTTATTTTCAGCAACAATACCAGAGGAAATAAAAGTATTATGTGATAAATATATGAATAAACCTATAGATATAAGTATTAAAAATCAAGAAATCACTAACGAAAATATAGACCATAGTTTATATTATATTGACTATGAAGAAAAAATAGAAAAACTAAATGATATTTTAATAATGGAGAAACCTGAGACAGCTGTTATATTTGCGAAAACTAAAGATAATGTAGATACAGTTTTTCAATGGTTAAAATCTAAAGGGTACTCTGTAAATAAAATACATGGAGGAATGCTTCAAAATGAAAGATTAAGCATTATGGATAGATTTAGAGCAGGTGATTTTAGAATACTTGTATCAACAGACCTAGCTTCAAGAGGAATTGATGTTAAAGGAATTACTCATGTAATAAATTACGATCTCCCGGTAGAGAAGGAAGCATATGTACATAGAATAGGGAGAACAGGAAGAGCTGGTGAGAAAGGAAAGGCAATAAGCTTCTGCGTTAAGGGGAAGGATAAGCTTTTGAACGAAATTGAAGAGTTTATTGGGTTTGAAATTCCTGTCTATAATTTACCTGATAAAAAGGCAATTGAAAAAGAAAGAGAAGATGGGATTAAAACACTTAAAAGTAAACCGAAAGTGAAAGAACAAAGGTCAAAAGATATAAATAGCAACATAACAAAGATTTATTTAAATGGAGGCAAAAAAAAGAAAATTCGCCCTGGAGACATAGTTGGTGCTATTTGTAAAATAGAAGGTATTAAGTCTGAAGACATTGGAATAATAGATGTCCAGGATTCAGTATCATATGTTGATATATTAAATGGAAAAGGAAAAAGAGTTATAGAAGAGTTAAAAAATATAACTATAAAAGGTAAAATCATTAAAGCTGAAAAAGCAAAAAAATAA
- a CDS encoding methionyl aminopeptidase has product MILDRNEKCWCGSGLKYKKCHLEFDEKIESFKRKGHIVPPRNIIKSPKDIEVIKRSAKINDGVLDLVSSKIKAGMSTADIDKLVYDYTIEHGAIPAPLNFEGFPKSVCTSINNEVCHGIPDENIIIKDGDIINVDVSTILDGYYSDASRMFMIGNVSEEAKRLVEVARECMIKGIEAIKPWGFLGDIGAACQEHAHKNGYTIVRALGGHGIGNEFHEDPFVPHIGEKGTGMLLVPGMILTVEPMVNQGTYDVFVDEENEWTIYTADDKLSAQWEHTVLITETGIEILAK; this is encoded by the coding sequence ATGATCTTAGATAGAAATGAAAAATGTTGGTGTGGCAGTGGTTTGAAATATAAAAAATGTCATTTAGAATTTGATGAAAAAATTGAAAGTTTTAAAAGAAAAGGCCATATAGTACCACCAAGAAATATTATAAAAAGTCCAAAAGATATAGAAGTAATCAAAAGAAGTGCTAAGATTAATGATGGGGTTTTAGACTTGGTTTCAAGCAAAATTAAAGCAGGAATGAGCACTGCTGATATAGATAAATTAGTATATGATTATACTATAGAACATGGGGCGATTCCAGCACCATTGAATTTTGAAGGTTTCCCAAAGAGTGTATGTACATCAATAAATAATGAAGTATGCCATGGAATCCCAGATGAAAATATTATAATCAAAGATGGAGATATTATAAATGTAGATGTTTCTACGATTTTGGATGGATATTATTCGGATGCATCTAGAATGTTTATGATTGGCAATGTTAGTGAAGAAGCCAAAAGATTAGTAGAAGTAGCCAGAGAATGTATGATAAAAGGAATCGAAGCAATAAAACCTTGGGGATTCTTAGGAGATATAGGTGCAGCCTGTCAGGAACATGCTCATAAAAATGGATATACAATAGTAAGAGCATTAGGTGGACATGGAATAGGTAATGAATTTCATGAAGATCCATTTGTTCCCCATATAGGGGAGAAAGGAACAGGAATGTTGCTTGTTCCTGGAATGATTCTTACCGTAGAACCAATGGTTAATCAAGGAACTTATGACGTTTTTGTTGATGAAGAAAATGAATGGACTATTTATACAGCCGATGATAAATTATCAGCTCAGTGGGAACATACAGTGTTAATAACTGAGACTGGAATAGAAATTTTAGCTAAGTAA
- the recQ gene encoding DNA helicase RecQ → MDNVALNYLEKYYGYKSFRKGQEDIISKIINGEDVLAIMPTGGGKSICYQIPALMLEGITIVISPLISLMKDQVDTLKDMGIKGALINSTLSAIEEKEVINNLENSEIKILYIAPERLESFEFLSFISKCNISQIAIDEAHCISQWGHDFRGSYRKISHFISLLQKRPIITAFTATASQEVREDIINLLKLNNPKVFITGFDRENLSISVIKSGNKKEYLYKYIENNKEVSGIIYAATRKEVNNLYESLQAKGYNVTCYHAGLSESTRKENQENFIYDRADIMIATNAFGMGIDKPNIRYVVHYNMPRNIESYYQEIGRAGRDGEKSECVLLFSPQDVQVQKYLIENSIEDVERKNNQYRKLQQMMDFVYSNYCYRKYVLEYFGETYNGQCDNCSNCLSEGEFVDKTIEAQKVLSCIYRMKVKFGIGMLVDVLRGSKNKKVIQFHFNELSTYGLMKEYSAEDLKNFINTLISHGYINVVEGTYPVLSLNDRSRRVLTSQEKVQLKEFRVEKKASEDNELFEILRNLRQELAKENNVPPYIIFGDVTLKEMAVNYPISKYEMLKVSGVGEVKYNKYGKVFEDVIRNFVEEHEIVIPDHDEGLLGEQKSINKDEESRLEVKTDLELYERLDNARKEFAKKERALPQAILTMNTLKEISGRYPISLDELKDITGMGPKKISSYGEKIINIVTEYLSENDREVEWIERKRRKVIIDGETRENDQISIDMLKQNINIHEVSQKLEVSISTILGYVTEYIKEFGENIFHVNLEEFYNKEDEKLIIDVCQEHGYDKINVLKKELPSHIKYESIRAVILKKYYL, encoded by the coding sequence ATGGATAATGTAGCTTTAAATTATTTGGAGAAATATTATGGATATAAGTCATTTAGAAAAGGGCAAGAAGACATAATAAGTAAAATAATAAATGGAGAAGATGTACTTGCTATAATGCCAACTGGAGGAGGAAAGTCAATTTGTTATCAGATACCAGCACTGATGCTAGAAGGAATAACAATAGTAATTTCACCTCTAATATCTCTAATGAAAGATCAAGTAGATACGCTAAAGGATATGGGGATAAAAGGCGCTTTAATAAATAGCACACTGAGTGCTATAGAAGAAAAAGAAGTAATAAACAATCTGGAAAATAGTGAAATAAAGATTCTTTATATAGCCCCTGAAAGATTAGAATCTTTTGAATTTTTGAGTTTTATTTCCAAATGTAATATTTCCCAAATAGCTATAGATGAAGCTCATTGTATTTCTCAATGGGGACATGACTTTAGGGGAAGTTATAGAAAAATATCACATTTTATAAGTTTACTTCAAAAGAGGCCTATAATAACAGCATTTACTGCAACTGCATCACAGGAAGTGAGAGAAGATATAATAAATCTTCTTAAATTGAATAATCCTAAAGTCTTTATAACAGGTTTTGATAGAGAAAACTTATCTATAAGCGTGATTAAAAGTGGTAACAAAAAGGAATATTTATATAAATATATAGAAAACAATAAAGAAGTTTCAGGAATTATATATGCTGCAACTAGGAAAGAAGTCAATAATTTATATGAATCTTTGCAAGCGAAAGGGTATAATGTGACTTGCTATCATGCGGGATTATCTGAAAGCACTAGAAAAGAAAATCAAGAAAATTTTATATATGATAGGGCTGACATTATGATAGCAACCAATGCTTTTGGAATGGGGATAGACAAACCTAATATAAGATATGTTGTACACTATAATATGCCAAGAAATATTGAAAGTTACTATCAAGAGATTGGAAGAGCAGGAAGAGATGGAGAAAAGAGTGAATGCGTATTATTATTTTCACCTCAAGATGTTCAGGTCCAAAAGTATTTAATAGAAAACTCAATAGAAGATGTAGAAAGAAAGAACAATCAATATAGAAAGCTCCAACAAATGATGGATTTTGTATATAGCAATTATTGTTATAGAAAATACGTCTTGGAGTATTTTGGAGAAACATATAATGGGCAATGTGATAATTGCAGTAATTGTTTGAGTGAAGGAGAGTTTGTTGATAAGACAATAGAAGCGCAAAAAGTTCTTTCGTGTATATACAGGATGAAAGTTAAATTTGGAATTGGAATGCTTGTAGATGTACTTAGAGGATCTAAAAATAAAAAAGTTATTCAATTTCATTTTAACGAGCTTTCTACTTATGGATTAATGAAAGAATATTCAGCAGAAGATCTCAAAAACTTTATTAATACATTGATCTCTCATGGATATATTAATGTGGTTGAAGGTACATATCCAGTGTTGAGTTTAAATGATAGATCAAGAAGAGTATTAACGTCTCAAGAAAAAGTTCAATTAAAAGAGTTTAGAGTAGAAAAGAAAGCTAGTGAAGACAATGAACTTTTTGAGATTCTTAGAAATCTAAGACAAGAACTGGCAAAGGAAAACAATGTTCCACCATATATAATATTCGGCGATGTTACATTAAAAGAAATGGCTGTAAATTATCCAATATCAAAATATGAAATGCTTAAAGTTTCTGGAGTTGGAGAAGTAAAATATAATAAATACGGAAAAGTATTTGAAGATGTAATACGTAATTTTGTAGAAGAACATGAAATTGTGATACCTGATCATGATGAAGGTTTGTTAGGTGAACAAAAGAGTATAAATAAAGATGAAGAATCTAGATTAGAAGTTAAAACAGACTTAGAATTATACGAGAGATTAGACAATGCAAGAAAAGAATTCGCTAAAAAAGAAAGAGCATTACCACAAGCAATACTGACAATGAATACTCTAAAGGAAATAAGCGGAAGATACCCAATTTCTTTAGATGAATTAAAAGATATAACAGGCATGGGACCTAAGAAAATAAGTTCGTATGGAGAAAAGATAATAAATATAGTAACCGAATATTTGTCAGAAAATGATAGAGAAGTAGAATGGATTGAAAGAAAAAGAAGAAAGGTTATAATTGATGGAGAGACTAGAGAGAATGATCAAATCTCAATAGATATGCTTAAGCAGAATATAAATATACATGAAGTATCTCAAAAATTAGAGGTCTCAATTTCAACTATCCTAGGGTATGTAACAGAGTATATAAAAGAGTTTGGAGAAAATATATTCCATGTAAATTTAGAAGAATTTTATAATAAAGAAGATGAAAAGCTAATAATAGATGTATGCCAAGAGCATGGATATGATAAGATAAATGTACTAAAAAAAGAACTACCTTCACATATAAAATATGAAAGCATAAGAGCTGTAATTTTAAAAAAGTACTATTTGTAG
- a CDS encoding J domain-containing protein: MDPYEVLGVEKTASEEEIKNKFKDILEEYTQNQNETTKQKVLALSAAYELIINGNLYKEIRDLVDNKNFSEAEAKLNLINNANSAEWNYLQGFISVQKGWFDSGLNYLKKAVELDPNNHEYLDSLNKLQSRVIDYMKKYANKNVKPNSNNMNACGGDNNSSGNGGMC, encoded by the coding sequence TTGGATCCATACGAGGTTTTAGGCGTTGAAAAAACAGCTTCTGAAGAAGAAATAAAAAATAAATTCAAAGATATTTTGGAAGAATATACACAAAATCAAAATGAGACCACCAAACAAAAAGTTTTAGCTCTTAGTGCGGCATATGAGCTCATTATTAATGGTAATCTATATAAAGAAATTCGTGATTTAGTCGATAATAAAAACTTTTCTGAAGCTGAAGCAAAATTGAACTTAATAAATAATGCGAATTCAGCAGAATGGAATTATCTTCAAGGTTTTATATCTGTTCAAAAGGGATGGTTTGACAGTGGGCTTAATTACTTGAAAAAAGCTGTAGAATTAGATCCTAATAACCATGAATATTTGGACAGCTTAAACAAATTGCAGTCAAGAGTCATTGATTATATGAAAAAATATGCAAATAAAAATGTTAAACCTAATTCTAATAATATGAATGCTTGCGGTGGAGATAATAATAGTAGTGGTAACGGGGGAATGTGTTAG
- the sigI gene encoding RNA polymerase sigma factor SigI, whose protein sequence is MLECVLIDLNVDKNTSINELIENHMPFIIKSISDVTGRYVSCENDEELSVGLLGFHEAIERYDNEKGHFLSFAKLVIGSRIKNYLKGENKHNHSSLDELVDKGLDFRDEYFEPKEDNSMLLEEITTLKNEISSFGFTLEDLVNEAPKQQATRKNAINLSEEISKDEEFLSFMYLKKRLPIKKIVLKFSVTEKVIKRSKKFIISVVIIIDKNLSALKNWIRK, encoded by the coding sequence ATGCTCGAATGTGTTTTAATAGATTTAAATGTTGATAAGAACACAAGTATAAATGAACTTATTGAAAATCATATGCCTTTTATAATAAAAAGTATTTCAGATGTGACAGGTCGCTATGTATCTTGCGAAAATGATGAAGAACTTAGTGTTGGATTACTTGGTTTTCATGAGGCAATTGAAAGATACGATAATGAGAAGGGACATTTTTTATCTTTTGCAAAATTGGTAATTGGAAGTAGAATAAAGAATTACTTAAAAGGTGAAAATAAGCATAATCATTCATCTTTGGACGAATTAGTGGACAAAGGTTTGGATTTTAGAGATGAATATTTTGAGCCTAAAGAAGATAATAGCATGTTGCTGGAAGAAATAACTACCTTAAAGAATGAAATAAGTTCGTTTGGTTTTACTTTGGAAGATTTGGTGAATGAAGCTCCCAAACAACAAGCAACGAGAAAGAATGCAATTAATTTATCAGAAGAAATATCAAAGGATGAGGAATTTTTATCTTTTATGTATTTAAAGAAAAGATTACCAATCAAAAAGATTGTTTTGAAGTTTTCAGTTACAGAAAAGGTAATAAAAAGAAGCAAAAAATTTATAATTTCTGTTGTAATAATAATTGATAAAAATCTCAGTGCTTTAAAAAATTGGATCAGAAAGTAG
- a CDS encoding anti-sigma-I factor RsgI family protein — MNRGIIMEIKKSYAIALNDNGIMEKIAPKKDMKIGQKIFYFEDDVIKSSNGGTYRYNNFIKSIGAIAALFLIVFTFFHTMKSDTAYAVVSLDINPSIQIEADSKLKIISVEGVNNDGKNIDFTDVKGISLDEGIQKIKEKLIEKKYLDTNREVLVGFAFIKNEDNSAYEKDIKDVIQSTFNTEKVTYVKGDKEDVDEAKTKGISLGRYEASLVVDESTKNKIDVAPVKEITASIKDKENVTQWDAKDEKNSDVVTPATSSNSDAKPEKTTVDKPEIKGAADDSLPNIGTGKTIDNTKKEQKDDGVLNLQPEVPAQNENDNKGNTPVTSPTKDDNTINIGPDNGTIVNNPTSGKIQEDPNKTIQVPKTDENTANKTVKN; from the coding sequence ATGAATAGGGGAATAATAATGGAAATTAAAAAGAGTTATGCCATAGCTTTAAATGATAATGGCATAATGGAAAAGATTGCACCTAAGAAAGATATGAAAATAGGGCAAAAAATATTTTATTTTGAAGATGATGTTATTAAGTCTAGTAATGGTGGGACTTATAGGTATAATAACTTTATTAAGTCAATTGGAGCAATTGCAGCGTTGTTTTTAATAGTATTCACCTTCTTTCATACTATGAAATCTGATACAGCATATGCAGTTGTTAGTTTAGATATCAATCCTAGTATACAGATAGAAGCTGATAGTAAATTAAAGATTATTAGTGTTGAAGGTGTAAACAATGATGGAAAGAATATAGATTTTACTGATGTTAAAGGTATATCTCTTGATGAAGGAATACAAAAAATAAAAGAGAAACTTATAGAAAAAAAATATTTAGATACTAATAGGGAAGTATTGGTTGGATTTGCATTTATAAAAAATGAAGATAACAGTGCTTATGAGAAAGATATAAAGGACGTTATTCAATCTACCTTTAATACAGAAAAAGTTACTTATGTTAAAGGTGATAAGGAAGATGTTGATGAAGCTAAGACAAAAGGAATAAGCTTAGGAAGATATGAAGCATCTCTAGTGGTAGATGAGAGTACAAAGAATAAAATAGATGTAGCACCAGTAAAAGAAATTACTGCAAGTATAAAAGATAAAGAAAATGTAACTCAGTGGGATGCAAAAGATGAAAAAAATAGTGATGTCGTTACTCCTGCTACTAGCTCAAATTCAGATGCAAAACCTGAAAAAACAACTGTAGATAAGCCTGAGATAAAAGGAGCAGCTGATGATTCATTACCTAATATTGGTACAGGGAAAACTATAGATAACACTAAAAAAGAACAAAAGGATGATGGTGTATTAAATTTACAACCAGAGGTCCCAGCACAAAATGAGAATGATAACAAGGGAAATACACCAGTGACAAGTCCTACAAAGGATGACAATACTATTAATATAGGTCCAGATAACGGAACTATTGTAAATAATCCTACGTCAGGAAAAATTCAGGAAGATCCTAATAAGACTATACAAGTGCCAAAAACTGACGAGAATACAGCTAATAAGACTGTTAAAAATTAA
- a CDS encoding bifunctional homocysteine S-methyltransferase/methylenetetrahydrofolate reductase, with translation MIKELLKDNILICDGAMGTYYSEVTGNDVSYCEFGNLNDKETIKRIHKEYIEAGAKLIRTNTFSANTYDLGVSLETLMDIIKSGINLAKEVTRNTSVLIGASIGPIKTDNLDEFSNEVLEEYKYIVDCFLENGIDIFIFETFSNYNYLKKISEYIKYKNTDSFILTQFAVKPDGFTRDGLSAAKLIKEVRNTKYIDAFGFNCGSGPAHILEIVKKIDIENEIVSVLPNAGYPEIIHERTVYPNNPLYFAKKVNEIRSYGVSIIGGCCGTNPSYIKQLTQIVNENSNVVNANTKSEPKVKSFEKKAKNTFKDKLENGEFVVAIELSAPIDTDISRIIDGAKICKENNIDLVTVPDSPMSKVRADSTIISSKIKREIGIEAMPHICCRDKNTNAIRSSLIGSHIENIRNILAITGDPISDASKVETKSVFNLNSFRLIELIESMNEEIFKEDSIYVGGALNLNVLNKEVEYNRMMKKIEKGAKFFLTQPIYDDNAIEFLKMIKERTNVKILAGLLPVVSYRNAMFLNNELPGVTIPDKYVQMFSENMSKEEAQEIGVKITVEIGKKLKNIADGLYFITPFNRVNMLIEIIKQINA, from the coding sequence ATGATAAAAGAGCTATTAAAAGATAATATACTAATATGTGATGGGGCAATGGGAACATATTATTCAGAAGTAACAGGTAATGATGTATCTTATTGCGAATTTGGTAACTTAAATGATAAAGAAACTATAAAAAGAATACATAAAGAGTATATTGAAGCTGGGGCTAAACTAATTAGAACAAATACTTTTTCTGCTAATACATATGATCTTGGAGTATCGTTAGAAACATTAATGGACATAATTAAATCAGGAATAAACTTAGCTAAAGAAGTAACAAGAAATACTTCTGTTTTAATAGGTGCAAGTATTGGACCTATTAAAACAGATAATTTAGATGAATTTAGCAATGAAGTTTTAGAAGAATATAAATATATAGTAGATTGCTTTTTAGAAAATGGGATAGATATTTTTATATTCGAAACTTTTAGCAACTATAATTACCTAAAAAAAATAAGTGAATATATTAAGTACAAGAACACTGATAGCTTCATACTTACTCAATTTGCTGTTAAGCCAGATGGATTTACAAGAGATGGGTTAAGTGCAGCTAAATTGATTAAAGAAGTACGAAATACAAAATATATAGATGCATTTGGGTTCAACTGTGGTTCTGGTCCAGCACATATATTGGAAATTGTTAAAAAAATTGATATAGAAAATGAAATTGTTTCAGTATTGCCTAATGCAGGTTATCCAGAGATAATTCACGAAAGAACAGTTTATCCAAACAATCCATTATATTTTGCAAAAAAAGTTAATGAAATAAGGTCTTATGGAGTTTCTATTATAGGGGGATGCTGTGGAACAAATCCAAGCTATATTAAACAACTAACCCAAATAGTTAATGAGAATTCTAATGTAGTGAATGCTAATACTAAATCTGAGCCAAAAGTTAAAAGTTTTGAGAAAAAGGCTAAGAATACTTTTAAAGATAAGCTCGAAAATGGTGAGTTTGTTGTAGCTATCGAATTATCGGCACCAATTGATACAGATATATCAAGAATTATAGATGGAGCCAAGATATGTAAAGAAAACAATATTGATTTAGTAACAGTTCCGGATTCACCAATGTCGAAGGTTAGGGCAGATTCGACTATTATATCATCTAAAATCAAGAGAGAAATAGGAATTGAAGCTATGCCTCATATTTGTTGTAGAGATAAAAATACTAATGCAATAAGGTCAAGTTTAATAGGATCTCATATTGAAAATATAAGAAATATCCTTGCAATTACTGGTGATCCTATATCTGATGCGAGTAAAGTTGAAACAAAAAGCGTATTTAACTTAAATTCATTTAGGTTAATAGAATTAATAGAAAGCATGAATGAAGAAATATTCAAAGAAGATAGTATTTATGTAGGCGGTGCTTTGAATTTGAATGTTTTAAATAAAGAAGTAGAATATAATAGAATGATGAAGAAGATAGAAAAAGGTGCAAAGTTTTTTTTAACACAACCTATCTATGATGACAATGCTATAGAGTTCTTGAAGATGATTAAAGAAAGGACTAATGTAAAGATTTTAGCAGGATTACTTCCGGTTGTAAGTTATAGAAACGCAATGTTTTTAAATAATGAGCTTCCTGGAGTAACTATACCAGATAAATATGTACAAATGTTTTCGGAAAATATGAGCAAAGAAGAAGCACAAGAAATCGGTGTAAAAATTACTGTGGAGATAGGAAAGAAACTAAAAAATATTGCGGATGGATTATATTTCATTACTCCATTTAATAGGGTTAATATGTTAATTGAAATCATTAAGCAGATTAATGCCTAA
- a CDS encoding histidine phosphatase family protein gives MNVGLIRHFKVDYRKSFFMTSKEFKIWEENYNISGVIRKDVELMGINWDKCYSSTLIRAITTAQHVYNDNIIQNDLIRETIIDPIFKSNLKLPYWFWAIGGRIAWYFNHKSQQENKSITREKAEKFVDLLLSETIKEGTENILIVTHGFFMYSLQKELKKRGFTGKLVYSPKNGTLYLYKK, from the coding sequence ATGAATGTTGGTCTCATTAGACATTTTAAAGTTGATTACCGTAAAAGTTTTTTTATGACATCAAAAGAATTTAAAATTTGGGAAGAAAATTATAATATAAGTGGTGTAATTAGAAAAGATGTAGAGCTTATGGGAATAAATTGGGATAAGTGTTATTCTAGTACTCTTATAAGAGCAATAACTACAGCACAACATGTATATAATGATAATATAATTCAAAATGATCTAATTAGAGAAACTATTATTGATCCAATATTTAAAAGTAATTTAAAGCTTCCGTATTGGTTTTGGGCAATTGGTGGAAGAATAGCATGGTATTTCAATCATAAATCTCAACAAGAAAATAAGAGTATTACAAGAGAGAAAGCTGAGAAGTTTGTTGATTTATTATTAAGTGAAACCATAAAAGAAGGTACAGAAAATATTTTAATTGTTACCCATGGTTTTTTTATGTATAGTCTTCAAAAAGAATTGAAGAAAAGGGGCTTTACAGGCAAGTTAGTATACAGCCCTAAAAACGGAACTTTATATTTATATAAAAAATAA